Proteins encoded together in one Bradyrhizobium sp. PSBB068 window:
- a CDS encoding orotate phosphoribosyltransferase yields MSKSASRARLAEIIRKRSFGRGEITLASGRKSDFYFNLKPTMLDPEGAALLAELTYEALKDDKLDFVGGLEMGAVPLAGAIAQLSWLKGHPIAAFFVRKKPKEHGARLAVEGLAKGESLAGKRIVIVEDVTTTGGSALKAVEAVREAGGEIALVFTMVDREEGATETFAEAGLPFRALYKAGEFLKD; encoded by the coding sequence TTGTCCAAATCAGCCTCCCGCGCCCGCCTCGCCGAGATCATCCGCAAGCGCTCGTTCGGCCGCGGCGAGATCACGTTGGCGTCGGGCCGCAAGAGCGACTTCTATTTCAACCTGAAGCCGACGATGCTCGATCCCGAGGGCGCAGCGCTGCTCGCCGAGCTCACTTACGAGGCGCTGAAGGACGACAAGCTCGATTTCGTCGGCGGGCTGGAGATGGGCGCGGTGCCGCTCGCCGGCGCGATCGCGCAGCTGTCCTGGCTGAAGGGTCATCCGATCGCGGCCTTCTTCGTGCGCAAGAAGCCGAAGGAGCACGGCGCGCGGCTCGCGGTGGAAGGCCTCGCCAAGGGCGAGAGCCTGGCCGGCAAGCGCATCGTGATCGTCGAGGACGTCACCACGACCGGCGGCTCGGCGCTGAAGGCGGTGGAAGCGGTGCGCGAGGCCGGCGGCGAGATCGCGCTGGTCTTCACCATGGTCGACCGCGAGGAAGGCGCCACCGAAACGTTCGCCGAGGCCGGCCTGCCGTTCCGCGCGCTGTACAAGGCCGGCGAGTTCCTGAAGGACTGA
- a CDS encoding phosphoenolpyruvate carboxykinase, whose amino-acid sequence MQETGVHNGAFGADKFGLKNLKGVHWNYGAPQLYEHALRNGEAVLSADGALCADTGEFTGRSPKDKFTVRDGLTDKSMWWAGNQSITSEQFATLHADFIKHAEGMTLFAQDLYGGADPKHRIKTRVFTELAWHSLFIRTLLIRPETSELAGFVPELTIIDLPSFRADPKRHGCKSENVVAIDFARKIVLIGGSYYAGEMKKSVFTTLNFYLPEKGVMPMHCSANVGPDGDTAIFFGLSGTGKTTLSADPKRTLIGDDEHGWSEDGVFNFEGGCYAKCIKLSGEAEPEIYAASKRFGAVLENVVLGVNDRVPDFDDGSKTENTRSAYPLDFIPNASRTGRAPHPKNVVMLAADAFGVMPPIAKLTPAQAMYHFLSGYTAKVAGTERGLGNEPQPEFSTCFGSPFLPRDPSVYGNLLRELIAKHDVDCWLVNTGWTGGKYGTGRRMPIKVTRALLTAALNGSLRNADFRTDKYFGFAVPTSLPGVEPHILDPIKTWADKAEFDKTARALVGMFQKNFAKFEAQVDAEVRAAAPEVKLAAE is encoded by the coding sequence GTGCAAGAGACGGGCGTGCATAACGGTGCCTTCGGCGCCGACAAATTCGGCTTAAAAAATCTCAAGGGCGTGCATTGGAACTATGGTGCGCCGCAGCTCTACGAGCACGCGTTGCGCAATGGCGAAGCGGTGCTCTCGGCCGATGGCGCGCTTTGCGCTGACACCGGTGAGTTCACCGGCCGCAGCCCGAAGGACAAGTTCACGGTCCGCGACGGCCTGACCGACAAGAGCATGTGGTGGGCCGGCAACCAGTCGATCACCTCGGAGCAGTTCGCAACGCTGCATGCCGACTTCATCAAGCATGCCGAAGGCATGACGCTGTTCGCGCAGGACCTCTATGGCGGCGCCGATCCGAAGCATCGCATCAAGACGCGCGTCTTCACCGAGCTCGCCTGGCACTCTCTGTTCATCCGCACGCTGCTCATTCGTCCTGAGACGTCCGAGCTCGCGGGCTTCGTGCCGGAGCTCACGATCATCGATCTGCCGAGCTTCCGCGCCGATCCGAAACGTCACGGCTGCAAGTCGGAGAACGTCGTCGCGATCGATTTCGCCCGCAAGATCGTCCTGATCGGCGGGTCTTATTATGCCGGCGAAATGAAGAAGAGCGTGTTCACCACGCTGAACTTCTACCTGCCCGAGAAGGGCGTGATGCCGATGCACTGCTCGGCCAATGTCGGCCCCGACGGCGACACCGCGATCTTCTTCGGCCTGTCCGGCACCGGCAAGACCACGCTGTCCGCCGATCCGAAGCGCACGCTGATCGGCGACGACGAGCATGGCTGGAGCGAGGACGGCGTCTTCAATTTCGAAGGCGGCTGCTACGCCAAGTGCATCAAGCTGTCGGGCGAGGCCGAACCGGAGATCTATGCCGCCAGCAAGCGCTTCGGCGCGGTGCTGGAGAACGTCGTGCTCGGCGTCAATGATCGCGTGCCTGACTTCGACGACGGCTCGAAGACCGAGAACACCCGCTCGGCCTATCCGCTCGATTTCATCCCGAACGCCTCGCGCACCGGCCGCGCGCCGCATCCGAAGAACGTGGTGATGCTCGCGGCCGACGCCTTCGGCGTGATGCCGCCGATCGCCAAGCTGACGCCGGCGCAGGCGATGTATCACTTCCTGTCCGGCTACACCGCGAAGGTCGCCGGCACCGAGCGTGGTCTCGGCAACGAGCCGCAGCCGGAATTCTCGACCTGCTTCGGCTCGCCGTTCCTGCCGCGCGATCCGTCGGTCTACGGCAATCTGCTCCGCGAGCTGATTGCAAAACACGATGTCGATTGCTGGCTGGTCAACACCGGCTGGACCGGCGGCAAGTACGGCACCGGCCGCCGCATGCCGATCAAGGTGACCCGCGCGCTGCTCACCGCGGCGCTGAACGGCAGCTTGCGCAACGCCGACTTCCGCACTGACAAGTATTTCGGCTTCGCGGTGCCGACCTCGTTGCCGGGCGTCGAGCCGCACATCCTCGATCCGATCAAGACCTGGGCCGACAAGGCCGAGTTCGACAAGACCGCGCGTGCGCTGGTCGGCATGTTCCAGAAGAACTTCGCCAAGTTCGAAGCGCAGGTCGACGCCGAAGTCCGCGCCGCCGCGCCGGAAGTGAAGCTCGCGGCGGAGTAA
- the rocF gene encoding arginase, which yields MSEADTSKPSRIALLGVPIEIGASQPGPLMGPDALRTAGIARLLEQLDFQVDDHGNLAIPAVVADGPVPANTKFYDEVKTWTRAVSERAYWLAHSGAIPIFMGGDHSLSMGSINGVARYWKERDRPLFALWVDAHADYNTPATTITGNMHGMSAAFLCGEDGLDDLLGGLPRASIPSDQLALIGTRSVDPLERKLLRQRNVSIADMRQIDEFGVAVLTRRVIERVKAKNGVLHVSFDVDFLDPDIAPGVGTTVPGGATYREAHLIMELLHDSGLVRSLDIVELNPFLDERGRTARVAVELTGSLFGLQITDRQTPSNAVLPEMGE from the coding sequence ATGTCCGAAGCCGACACTTCGAAGCCCTCGCGCATCGCGCTGCTTGGCGTTCCCATCGAGATCGGCGCATCGCAGCCCGGTCCGCTGATGGGACCGGACGCGCTGCGCACCGCAGGCATCGCGCGCCTGCTCGAGCAGCTCGACTTCCAGGTCGACGACCACGGCAACCTTGCGATCCCGGCTGTGGTCGCCGACGGCCCGGTGCCGGCCAACACCAAGTTCTATGACGAGGTGAAGACCTGGACCCGCGCGGTCTCCGAGCGCGCCTACTGGCTGGCGCATTCCGGCGCGATCCCGATCTTCATGGGCGGCGATCACTCGCTGTCGATGGGGTCGATCAACGGCGTTGCCCGCTACTGGAAAGAGAGAGACCGGCCGCTGTTCGCGCTGTGGGTCGACGCCCATGCCGACTACAACACACCGGCCACGACCATCACCGGCAACATGCACGGCATGTCGGCGGCGTTCCTGTGCGGCGAGGACGGGCTGGACGACCTGCTGGGCGGATTGCCTCGCGCCTCGATCCCATCGGATCAGCTGGCGCTGATCGGCACCCGGTCGGTCGATCCGCTGGAGCGCAAGCTGCTGCGGCAACGCAACGTCTCGATCGCGGACATGCGCCAGATCGACGAGTTCGGCGTCGCTGTGCTGACCCGCCGCGTCATCGAACGCGTCAAGGCCAAGAACGGCGTGCTGCATGTCTCGTTCGACGTCGACTTCCTCGATCCCGACATCGCGCCGGGCGTCGGCACCACGGTTCCGGGCGGCGCGACCTATCGGGAAGCGCATCTCATCATGGAGCTGCTGCATGATTCCGGGCTGGTGCGCTCGCTCGATATCGTCGAGCTCAATCCGTTCCTCGACGAGCGCGGCCGCACCGCGCGCGTCGCGGTCGAACTGACCGGCAGCCTGTTCGGGCTTCAGATCACCGACAGGCAGACGCCGAGCAACGCGGTGCTGCCGGAGATGGGCGAGTAG
- a CDS encoding glutathione S-transferase N-terminal domain-containing protein codes for MTIELHTWNTPNGLKISVALEEMGLPYKVIPVNIGKGEQMAPAFLAISPNNKIPAIVDPDGPGGKPVSIFESGAILLYLGEKTGKFLPKPLAERIPVYEWLMWQMGGFGPMPGQVHHFIALENEQDRAYGLKRYMAETRRLYGVLDRRLDGRDFVAGELSVADFAILGWAWRHPRHKVELSDFPNVKRWYETLMARPATKRGMEAKLD; via the coding sequence ATGACCATCGAGCTGCACACCTGGAACACGCCCAATGGCCTCAAGATCTCGGTGGCGCTGGAGGAGATGGGGCTGCCCTACAAGGTGATCCCGGTGAACATCGGCAAGGGCGAGCAGATGGCGCCCGCCTTCCTCGCGATCAGCCCGAACAACAAGATCCCGGCGATCGTCGATCCCGATGGTCCCGGCGGCAAGCCGGTCAGCATCTTCGAGTCCGGCGCGATCCTGCTCTATCTCGGCGAGAAGACCGGCAAGTTCCTGCCGAAACCGCTCGCCGAGCGGATTCCGGTCTATGAATGGCTGATGTGGCAGATGGGCGGTTTCGGCCCGATGCCGGGCCAGGTGCATCATTTCATCGCGCTGGAGAACGAGCAGGACCGCGCCTACGGCCTGAAGCGCTACATGGCCGAGACGCGACGGCTCTATGGCGTGCTGGATCGCAGGCTGGATGGCCGCGACTTCGTCGCCGGCGAGCTCTCGGTTGCCGATTTCGCCATCCTCGGCTGGGCCTGGCGCCATCCGCGCCACAAGGTCGAGCTATCAGACTTCCCCAACGTCAAGCGCTGGTATGAGACGCTGATGGCCCGCCCCGCGACCAAGCGCGGGATGGAAGCGAAGCTGGATTGA
- a CDS encoding DUF2865 domain-containing protein: protein MRRCVMLAAAAIAGSVLVVPAPVSAEGLFDLFFGGAQKQQGRQAPPQANFFADPFGLNQQPERQQSAPASAPRVAGSGPAYCVRSCDGKYFPLTMRGNATPAQLCQAFCPASATKVYYGSHIDSSASSTGERYTDSENAFAYRKALRADCTCNGRDPAGLAPVDLALDASLKAGDVIATTDGLVAYTGVRVGNEQSFDFTPVASYPGLTAAVRARLGEMKVAPVSAELASDAPLPETGRDVAPSSVAPKGNAAKSGKRAEAN from the coding sequence GTGCGGCGCTGCGTGATGCTTGCCGCCGCAGCCATTGCGGGTTCCGTCCTGGTCGTGCCCGCTCCCGTCTCGGCCGAAGGGCTGTTCGACTTGTTCTTCGGCGGTGCCCAGAAGCAGCAGGGCCGGCAGGCTCCGCCGCAGGCCAATTTCTTCGCCGATCCGTTCGGCCTCAACCAGCAGCCGGAACGGCAGCAGTCCGCGCCCGCCTCGGCGCCGCGCGTCGCGGGTTCCGGACCGGCCTATTGCGTGCGCAGCTGCGATGGCAAATATTTTCCGCTGACGATGCGCGGCAACGCGACGCCGGCGCAGCTCTGCCAGGCGTTCTGTCCGGCGAGCGCCACCAAGGTCTATTACGGCAGCCATATCGACAGCTCCGCATCGAGCACCGGCGAGCGCTACACCGACAGCGAGAATGCCTTCGCCTATCGCAAGGCGCTGCGCGCCGACTGCACCTGCAACGGCCGCGACCCGGCGGGGCTCGCCCCGGTCGATCTCGCGCTCGATGCCTCGCTGAAAGCCGGCGACGTGATCGCGACCACCGACGGTCTCGTCGCCTATACCGGCGTCCGCGTCGGCAACGAGCAGTCGTTCGACTTCACGCCGGTCGCGTCCTATCCCGGGCTCACCGCAGCGGTCCGCGCGCGGCTCGGCGAAATGAAGGTTGCGCCCGTCAGCGCCGAACTCGCGAGCGACGCGCCGCTGCCGGAGACCGGCCGCGATGTCGCGCCGTCGTCCGTCGCGCCGAAGGGCAACGCGGCAAAGTCCGGCAAGCGCGCCGAGGCGAATTAA
- a CDS encoding glycogen/starch/alpha-glucan phosphorylase, with amino-acid sequence MQEQTNYPALNQPIDELALTEIKGAILAKLRLAIGKDATVATRRDWYKAATLALRDRIVHHWLTAEKQSYDAGAKRVYYLSLEFLIGRLFTDALNNMGLLPLFEAALGDLGVDLSDLRKCEPDAALGNGGLGRLAACFMESMATLAIPATGYGIRYDFGLFRQIMNQGWQQEYPDEWLAFGNPWEFQRPEVVYNVHFGGHVEHVDDRGRDCATWHPAETVEAMAYDTPIVGWRGQHVNALRLWSAHAPDPLKLDVFNTGDYVSASAEQARAEAICKFLYPNDESAAGRELRLRQEYFFVSASLQDLINRHLASDGGLRNLAQKAAVQLNDTHPSLAVTELMRILVDLHNFRWDEAWKITVATLSYTNHTLLPEALETWPVELFERLLPRHLEIIYRINVAHLALAEERFPGDIEYRASVSLIDERSGRRVRMGQLAFVGSHRINGVSAMHSDLMKETVFHDLHHLYPQRITNKTNGITFRRWLMLANPRLTALLRETCGEAVLDDFSLLDRLEAHSSDLEFQKRFRDVKHHNKLALARLIGERNHVKVDPSALFDVQIKRIHEYKRQLLNILETIALYHAMKDDPAANWVPRVKIFAGKAAASYRYAKLIIKLINDVAEVVNNDASLGGRLKVVFLADYNVSLAEVIIPAADLSEQISTAGMEASGTGNMKLALNGALTIGTLDGANIEIRDAVGPENIAIFGLEAGDVMVRRKQGLDASDVIRKSPRLERAIRAIESGEFSPGDAARFASIGHALRYLDHYMVSADFDSYYDAQRGIDARWQVPPAWTRASILNVARMAWFSSDRTIREYAEDIWHVPVHPSAAPQLGNQREAKG; translated from the coding sequence TTGCAGGAACAGACAAACTACCCGGCACTGAACCAGCCGATCGACGAGCTGGCGCTGACCGAGATCAAGGGTGCGATCCTGGCCAAGCTGCGGCTTGCGATCGGCAAGGACGCCACTGTTGCGACCAGGCGCGACTGGTACAAGGCGGCGACGCTGGCGCTGCGCGACCGCATCGTGCACCATTGGCTGACCGCCGAGAAGCAGAGCTACGATGCCGGCGCCAAGCGCGTCTACTATCTCTCGCTCGAATTCCTGATCGGCCGGCTGTTCACCGACGCGCTGAACAATATGGGACTGCTGCCGCTGTTCGAGGCCGCGCTCGGCGACCTCGGTGTCGATCTCTCGGACCTGCGCAAATGCGAGCCGGACGCCGCGCTCGGCAATGGCGGCCTCGGGCGGCTCGCGGCCTGCTTCATGGAGAGCATGGCGACGCTGGCGATCCCCGCAACCGGCTACGGCATCCGCTACGATTTCGGTCTGTTCCGCCAGATCATGAACCAGGGCTGGCAGCAGGAATATCCCGACGAATGGCTGGCGTTCGGCAACCCCTGGGAATTCCAGCGGCCGGAGGTGGTCTACAACGTCCATTTCGGCGGCCATGTCGAGCATGTCGACGACCGCGGCCGCGACTGCGCCACCTGGCATCCGGCGGAAACCGTCGAGGCGATGGCCTACGACACGCCGATCGTGGGCTGGCGCGGCCAGCACGTCAACGCGCTGCGGCTGTGGTCGGCGCATGCGCCCGACCCGCTCAAGCTCGACGTCTTCAACACCGGCGACTACGTCTCGGCCAGCGCCGAGCAGGCGCGCGCGGAGGCGATCTGCAAATTCCTCTACCCGAACGACGAGAGTGCGGCGGGCCGCGAGCTGCGGCTGCGCCAGGAATATTTCTTCGTCTCGGCCTCGTTGCAGGATCTCATCAACCGCCATCTCGCCTCCGACGGCGGCCTGCGCAATCTCGCGCAGAAGGCGGCGGTGCAGCTCAACGACACCCATCCGAGCCTCGCCGTCACCGAGCTGATGCGCATCCTGGTCGACCTGCACAATTTCCGCTGGGACGAGGCCTGGAAGATTACGGTAGCAACCCTGTCCTACACCAACCACACGCTGCTGCCGGAGGCGCTCGAGACCTGGCCGGTCGAACTGTTCGAGCGGCTGTTGCCGCGGCATCTCGAGATCATCTACCGCATCAACGTGGCGCATCTCGCGCTCGCCGAGGAGCGCTTCCCGGGCGACATCGAGTATCGTGCGTCGGTCTCGCTGATCGACGAACGCAGCGGCCGCCGGGTGCGGATGGGCCAACTCGCCTTCGTCGGCTCGCATCGCATCAACGGCGTCTCGGCGATGCATTCCGACCTGATGAAGGAGACCGTGTTCCACGATCTGCATCATCTCTATCCCCAGCGCATCACCAACAAGACCAACGGCATCACCTTCCGCCGCTGGCTGATGCTGGCCAATCCGCGGCTGACCGCGCTGTTGCGCGAGACCTGCGGCGAAGCCGTGCTCGACGACTTCTCGCTGCTCGATCGGCTCGAGGCGCATTCGAGCGACCTCGAATTCCAGAAGCGGTTCCGCGACGTCAAGCATCACAACAAGCTGGCGCTGGCGCGGCTGATCGGCGAGCGCAACCACGTCAAGGTCGACCCGTCGGCGCTGTTCGACGTGCAGATCAAGCGCATCCACGAATACAAGCGGCAGCTGCTCAACATCCTGGAGACGATCGCGCTGTATCACGCGATGAAGGACGACCCGGCCGCAAACTGGGTGCCGCGGGTAAAAATCTTCGCCGGCAAGGCGGCGGCGAGCTATCGCTACGCCAAGCTGATCATCAAGCTGATCAACGACGTCGCCGAGGTGGTCAACAACGACGCCTCGCTCGGCGGCAGGCTGAAGGTGGTCTTCCTCGCCGACTACAATGTTAGCCTTGCCGAGGTGATCATTCCGGCCGCCGATCTCTCCGAGCAGATCTCGACCGCCGGCATGGAGGCCTCCGGCACCGGCAACATGAAGCTCGCGCTGAACGGCGCGCTGACCATCGGCACGCTCGACGGCGCCAATATCGAGATCCGCGACGCGGTCGGCCCCGAGAACATCGCGATTTTCGGGCTGGAGGCCGGCGACGTCATGGTCCGCCGCAAGCAGGGGCTCGATGCCAGTGACGTGATCCGCAAATCGCCGCGGCTCGAGCGCGCGATCCGCGCCATCGAGAGCGGCGAGTTCTCGCCGGGCGATGCCGCGCGCTTCGCCTCGATCGGGCACGCGCTGCGCTATCTCGACCACTACATGGTCTCCGCCGACTTCGATTCCTACTACGATGCGCAACGCGGCATCGACGCCCGCTGGCAGGTGCCGCCGGCCTGGACCCGCGCCTCGATCCTCAACGTGGCGCGCATGGCGTGGTTCTCCTCCGACCGCACCATCCGCGAATACGCCGAGGACATCTGGCACGTTCCAGTGCATCCGAGCGCCGCGCCGCAGCTGGGTAACCAGCGCGAGGCGAAGGGGTAA
- a CDS encoding HugZ family protein: MQPTTDFDPAHLARSLLRRSRQGALATLTAGSGDPYCSLVNLASHPDGSPILLISRLALHTRNILADSRVSLMLDERAEGDPLEGARIMLAGKAEEVAEAGRELAQRRYLAAQPSAEVFVEFKDFSFFVIRPSGAHLVAGFGRIVDLKPAQFLTDLGGAEALLEAEPGAVAHMNEDHREAMNLYATRLLGADSADWLCTGCDPDGMDMQAGRATLRLDFPERVSNGTELRKMLVRLAGEARAKG, translated from the coding sequence ATGCAACCGACCACCGACTTCGATCCTGCCCACCTTGCCCGCTCGCTGCTTCGGCGCAGCCGCCAGGGCGCGCTCGCCACGCTGACGGCCGGCTCCGGCGATCCCTATTGCTCCCTGGTCAACCTCGCCAGCCATCCGGACGGCTCGCCGATCCTGCTGATTTCCCGGCTGGCGCTGCACACCAGGAACATCCTGGCCGACAGCCGGGTGTCCCTGATGCTGGACGAGCGTGCCGAGGGCGATCCCTTGGAGGGCGCCCGGATCATGCTGGCGGGAAAGGCCGAGGAGGTCGCCGAGGCCGGGCGTGAGCTCGCCCAACGGCGTTATCTCGCTGCCCAGCCGTCGGCGGAAGTCTTTGTAGAATTTAAGGATTTTTCGTTCTTCGTGATCCGGCCGAGCGGCGCCCATCTGGTCGCCGGGTTCGGCCGCATCGTCGACCTCAAGCCCGCCCAATTCCTGACCGATCTCGGCGGCGCCGAGGCGCTGCTGGAGGCCGAGCCGGGCGCGGTGGCGCACATGAACGAGGACCACCGCGAGGCGATGAACCTCTACGCCACGCGGCTGCTCGGCGCCGACAGCGCCGATTGGCTGTGCACCGGCTGCGACCCCGACGGCATGGACATGCAGGCCGGCCGCGCCACGCTGCGGCTCGATTTCCCCGAGCGGGTCAGCAACGGCACCGAGCTGCGCAAGATGCTGGTGCGGCTCGCCGGCGAAGCGCGGGCCAAGGGCTAG
- a CDS encoding thioesterase family protein — translation MLTKTPHLFDEATAVTAGDSRWQGRTSPDYWAFVGPFGGCTAATILRALMQHPQRAGDPLALTVNYCAPVAEGVFDLDVRLVKANRSSQHWSVEMTQGGGEVTTLATAVFAERRPSWSHQPAQFPGAVPFEQLRPYPKLAMTWPNQYDFRFAEGEPKFAGGGGAKVPSSPYSKLWIADRVPRKLDALSLMSMSDAFFGRVFHARHELVPFGTVSLTTYFHADAADLDAEDTTRVLATADAKTFHKSYGDQHGELWSPSGRLLATTTQIAYFKA, via the coding sequence ATGCTCACCAAGACCCCGCACCTTTTCGATGAAGCCACCGCCGTGACTGCCGGCGACAGCCGCTGGCAGGGACGCACCAGCCCGGATTACTGGGCCTTCGTCGGCCCGTTCGGCGGCTGCACAGCGGCGACCATCCTGCGCGCGTTGATGCAGCATCCGCAGCGCGCGGGCGATCCGCTGGCGCTGACGGTCAATTACTGCGCGCCGGTCGCCGAGGGCGTGTTCGATCTCGATGTCCGCCTGGTCAAGGCCAACCGCTCGAGCCAGCATTGGTCGGTCGAGATGACGCAAGGCGGCGGTGAGGTCACGACGCTGGCGACCGCGGTGTTCGCTGAGCGTCGCCCCTCCTGGTCGCACCAGCCGGCGCAATTTCCGGGCGCCGTGCCGTTCGAGCAGCTGCGGCCCTATCCGAAGCTCGCGATGACCTGGCCCAACCAGTACGATTTCCGCTTCGCCGAGGGCGAGCCGAAATTCGCCGGTGGCGGCGGTGCAAAGGTGCCGTCGAGCCCCTATTCGAAGCTGTGGATTGCCGACCGCGTGCCGCGCAAGCTCGACGCGCTGTCGCTGATGTCGATGTCGGATGCGTTCTTCGGCCGCGTCTTCCACGCCCGGCATGAGCTGGTGCCGTTCGGCACGGTGTCGCTGACGACCTATTTCCACGCCGACGCGGCCGACCTCGATGCCGAGGATACCACCCGCGTGCTCGCCACGGCCGACGCAAAGACCTTCCACAAGAGCTATGGCGACCAGCACGGCGAATTGTGGTCGCCCTCCGGCCGCCTGCTCGCCACCACGACGCAGATCGCCTATTTCAAGGCGTAG
- a CDS encoding GIY-YIG nuclease family protein produces the protein MNATVYYVYILASRRHGTLYIGVTNDLLNRLTLHRSGRGSQFVKKYGVTRLVYTEAYASPQEAIAREKALKEWRRDWKIRLIEQDNPEWGDLSHLL, from the coding sequence ATGAACGCCACAGTCTATTACGTCTACATTCTCGCGAGCCGTCGCCACGGGACACTCTACATCGGCGTCACCAACGATCTTCTCAATCGGCTGACGCTCCATCGCTCCGGACGCGGCTCGCAATTCGTCAAGAAGTACGGCGTCACACGTCTGGTTTACACGGAGGCCTACGCTTCACCGCAGGAGGCGATCGCGCGGGAAAAAGCGCTCAAGGAATGGCGCCGCGACTGGAAGATTCGCCTGATCGAGCAAGACAATCCGGAGTGGGGCGACCTGTCCCACCTTCTCTGA